In the Arachis ipaensis cultivar K30076 chromosome B04, Araip1.1, whole genome shotgun sequence genome, TTTGTTGGGTTCAACCCTATTCACGAATAAATCGACCGCATATGTTCACGCAAAGTATCTACCGTTGCTTCGCGATTTCGAACGGATCTATACTTATAGTTGGGGGTCAGCATGTCTCGCGCATCTTTACATAGCACTATGTCGTGCATCACAGTATGATACTAAGGAGATGGATGACCCTCTTAATTTGTTGTTTGTTTGGGCATGGGAGCGACTGCCGTGTATTGCGCCCGTACCCAGACAGTCCCGTCCACTGGCTGAGATACCAGTTGTCATGAGGTAACAGTTCCTATTTTAGTCCTGCATTATATTGAGAATGCATATTTGATTGACGACcaccttttttaattttttcaatgaACCATGTTTCAGGTGGAGTCATTCGTATCAGAGCAAAGCTTGGTTATCAAAAACCGTAGCGATATTTAGGCAGGAAATAAACTACATGGACGAGGTAAATATTTATGGTTCATGTGATTCTCGTATCCAAACATTAATATTAGGGTTTTAATATTCTAATAACATGTGGCAGTTTGTGTGGCAGCCGTACGAAGGATTGGACATACCCGACGAGTTACATGGACACCTTGAGGTATGTGACATCGTTGCTCTGTTATTGTCGTTCGAGTGTGTCGAATGGTATCCTGCGAACGAGTGATGCGTCACTTTGGGTATGCACAACCCCCCTTGGTGGTAGCAAGAGAAATTCCATTGAGTAAGCATTGCATCACTCTTCGCGGAGTGCAGCTTTATGACTGGACAGTTTTACATGGAGGATGGATAGAGGAATGAGACAACCGTCATAACACTCGGTTGCGATATCTGCACCCCCTTCCGTCTTGGGACATTAGACCATCGGTGGAGTACCAGGATTGGTACGTGAGTTTGTACGAACATCTGTTGAGATTGTCTGAGCACGTTCCTCAGCATCCATACCAGCCTCCAGCACTAGGACAGCCAGCACCTCAGGGACCACCTCAGTATGCAGTCTTTGAGCCATTTCCTTATTATATACCACAGCCAAAAGACCACAGTCATAGTCGCCATGACAGTCACCATAGCCAGCATAGCAACCACGGTCACTCCAGCGACCACAGCAAGGTCAGTCATCACAGTCGGCACAGTCAGCATAGCGGGCACAGTCAGCATAGCGGGCACATTCAACACAGTCGGCACTCTTAGTAGGGTCAGTCCTGCCAACACTCTCATCCCATACTGTACATTCTGCCCAGACAGGAATGGGTTGACTTTCCGTCGATCCCATGGAAGATTCCTATAGACGGTCATGGAGATCGGCAAATACAATAATGGGTCAACGCTGGTTTAGGTGGTTGTCCATATCTTACCATTATGCCTTCATCGACAGACGCAGATGATCCACATTGGACATCAGTAGATATGGCCACTGGTATGCGGGGTCCTGCTTCTGATCACACCTCAGGGCAGGCGTCCTGTGATAGTGGGTTCATCGAGCCGCATGCGACCTTTGAGGTTGTTGACGAGTACAACCCTGGTGCATCTGCACTAGCAGAGGTAGGTGGGTCGGCCTCTCCGGCTATCAATGACTCTGTCTGGGGTCATCCGTATGGCCTACGGATGGAACGAAATCCACTTGATAGGTTTACTCCATCGCAGTTCGGTCAGGGCATGATGGGTAAGGGACTGAATTGGTTAGCTCGAAAGAAGTGAAATAACTATTAGTTAATCCTGTGTATGTTTTTGGAATTCAGTATTGTTTTAGAATTAACTGAATGTAACTCTTAGTTaatcttttgtatttttttagaatttagtATGGTTTTAGAATTAACTGAATATAACTCTTAGTTAATCAGTTGTATGTTTacttaatcaaaattcaaattatggTCTCAAAATTAAGTGAATATAATTCTTTGTTAATCTTTTGTATGTTTAACTCACAAAGGCATTAGATGGTAATATTAACCTAACAATACAAACACGACAAATAACAAAATCATTAATGGATAAactcaaatttaaaaatacaaacacGACAAACTAGAAAAACATTAATGGATAAAACAACCCTAAACATACAAACATAAAGGCCAGAAAAGGTTTAGGAACCACCATCATCACCAGCACCACTCAGTCCACCATCGTCACCAGCACCAATTGGTCCGGCATGCTGAGAACATCGACTCCGACTATGACCCTGTCTACCATAGAGACGGCATATCTGAGGATCATGCATATTGTGTGAGTCCATTTCATTCAGGTATCGGGTCAATTTAGGATGACTTTTCGATGTTCTCCTCAAGGCGGGATTAGCGACTAATGTGGGTCCCTAATAAATAGGCCATGTCTCTGCATCGCCTAATGGTACGAACTCAAATTTGTAGACCTTACGAACCTCTGTCATCCTGTACACATCATGCACATACAGCTGCCAATCGAGTCGCTGGTTGGCAAAGCAAGCAATAACATGTCGACATGGTAGTCGTTCCACCAGAAAGTGCCCATAATCACACGTCTACGCGCAAGATCAACTACCAACACCTTTCCATTAGGCATTTCACGCACCTCAAACACTTCATTTCGTCTATCAAACCGGTGCACAACTATATTTCCAGCACGTTACATATTTGCTTCTATCCGCTGTTGTGCAAATACAGAGTAAGTAAATCTAGCACACTTGCGTTCATGAGTCTCGGCACTCTTTCGCATAAATAGTTCATTTAACCGATAATAAGTTGCTCGGACGAGCGCTAACACAGGGAGGTTTCGGGCACCCTTCAAAATTGAATTAATGCACTCCACAAGGTTCGTCGCCATATGGCCCCATCGATGACCCTCATCAAATGTCAATACCCAGTGTCTAAGTCCAATGGCATCGCACCACCGGGCATATGCCTTGCCTCGCTCTTCCAACCTCTTATAGTTGATGTTGTACTCCTCCACCGTCCTTGAATACCCTATGTTGGCAACAAGTTTTTGCAAGTGCGGGACTTTGAATGCCCATAAGAAGTTGCTACCGATGTGCTTTATACAAAACATCCACTATGCTCTTGGAGGTTGCCAATCACCACCGAAACGATTTACTGCTACTCGGATTAACTCATGTCGATTTGAGATCATACCCACACCATCTTTCTAACAACATGCCTTCGTAGATTCCTGAGAAAGAAGTGCCACGCATCAGCTGTCTCGCTCTCCACCAGGGCAAAGGCGATAGGCACAATGTTCTGGTTCCCATCTTGTGCAACAACAACCAGAAGTGTACCTTTGTATTTTCCATATAGGTGTGTGCCGTCAACATGAACTAgaggcttgcaatgcttgaatgCCCTAATGCATGGATTGAAACTCCAAAATACGCGGTGGAGTATTCTGCACCGTTCGCCTCCTTAGTCCCGTTGTATAGGGGTCATATTTCTATTTGGACAATTGAGCCTGGTATCTTCTGAGTCATGACCGAGAGACACCATATCAAAGCTTGGTAAGAATCCTCCCAACTACCGAAAATTTTGGCTATGaacttctgctttgccaaccaagcctttcgGTAACTGATGGTATAGTTGAACCTTGACTGGACTTCCGCAATTAAGATTTGACCTTGATGGACGAGTCACTCTCAACCAATGGCCTTATAGCCTCAGCAACTGTGTCCGAGTCTAACTTGGAATGATCCTGTGAAATCGTTCCCATGGTGCACGTGTGCCTACCGTTGTTTATCCGTATCTCCCAACAACCTTTTTTCTGTATCAAGCTGGCTCGGATAAGCCAGTCGCACCCACGCCCATACttcttgcattttgcatagaacgtTAGTGGTTCGTACTCATAAACATTATAGTCGAgtcctctagagatagtgtaacTTCTGATTGCTGCGACGACAGACTTTCTAAAACTATACTCCATTCTGATCCTGAACTCTCCATCCTCAGGATCAACAACACCTACAGAAAGCAGAAATCATCATTCTTTGATCCATCCgaaatataaatttataaaaacgTATTATTCACTCATCACGTACCTATATTTGCATATTCCAGGAATTCCAATGCATTCATGGTGTCAAGATCTAAATTACGCATAAAAGGTGGGACGTTCATCAGTTGACTAACTGCGGGGTAAACCACTACATTCTCTGCTACTGCCTCGACTCCCACATCACCATCCTCGTCTTCCTCGCCAGCTTCATAAGTGGCTTCGAAGTCGTCTTCGCTGTCAATGTTCATTCCTTCATACACTACAGCTCTATCATCCTCTATATCTAAATCATTTTGAATCTCAGCTGTCTCTAcgttttcaaactcaacatacagctcAATCTATGACTATCACATCTGAGTCTGCCGATGAATTTGGAATATATTTTGCATACTCTCTTCGTCAACGATCAGCATGATATCAAACTGTATTAGACCACCAAAAACTATAACCAGATTTTGGTATAATATACTGCTCACTCTCCTCAATATACTGTTCTCCATGCTTTGACAGAGACCGTTTTGAAGCTCGATGAATGTCAAGGTGCATGGAATCACAAACAAAAACAGATTTTGACACACAAACCTTACTCCCTCATGAGTATTCCGTATAATCTCACCATTGTGATATACTACCAAGTTTGCAGTACCCTTCATTACACTAGCAACACACTCAAAGAACACTCTTCCTCGCAATGAAAATGGTACCAAGCTTTGCCTTATATAGACGAAGCACTCAGCATGCCCCCTCCCCCCGCGTGTTGCATCACCAACCAACCAGCCTTCGACACGTGTAACACGCCTCCCCTCCCCCTTCCCCGTGCTGACTCAGCACGCCCCGCACGTGTTGCAGTCCCGTGCAACTAGACTTTGTCATGTGGCATTCACGTTCACCTATGTACTGACTTAGCATGCCCCCCACGTGTTGCAGTCCTATTCAACCAGACTTTGTCACGTGTCATTCACGCCCATCAATGTGCTGCATGCAACACGTCCCCCCGCGTGTTGAAAGTGCCTTCTGACACTCTACCAATTTGTAAATACACACACTGCACCCATTTCTAACTaaaacaccaaatttaaaccCATAACTAAATTATTTAGCCTTATTATGTGGTATTTTAAGGCTCACTAGACAACGATAATACATAAACTACTTAAAAATAAGGTAAGGTATAAAGCAGTGAAAACCACTTTTAAATTTCTCTTTTGATCacttttaaaaacaaaatatagcATGGTTTCGTCACAAATTATTTTCTATATCGCTttcattatgtgatgtatgtgcaACTTAGTGGGTCGAGCGGGTGATGAATCTGTGGGTGGTGAGCCAAGGCTTCTCGCTATAAACGAGAATCTGACACTACAGCTTAGTAAGTGCGAGAAGTCCGAGAGGAGTCATGCGTTCCAAGGCCTACACAAAGCTCTGCTATTTCTACAAAACGATTCTCATGAATTGCGAGAAGCATGGAACTGCACGCTAGTATATTCCATGCATGTTGGATGAAGCTATCCCTCACTCTTAAATTTTgtataaatgattttttttttttgtattttctataAATTCCAACCTTTTTCATTCATTCTATGCATGACCGAAATACGATAGTGAGTGGTGAGATAATGAAATTTGTGTTAGTGTTGTgagaagaaattaaaatttaGCTAGCTAAAAAGAAAGTGAAGAAGAGTGTGTTTATTTTTTGGGGTTAACTTCTTTAAATAAGGTGGAAAAAAAAGTTAACTGATTTTTAGTACAAAAtgataaaattttattcaaaataatattaaattattgtcATAAATTATACTTCTCATAATATACCAGTTTTTGAAGATgtgttataaattattttttaatttaaaaaataaaaaaactacctCATGCGTAcaagatgaaattttaaaatttaaaaaaaaaatccaattctcacttACGATTAGATACTTTTTcacatttaaaaaatattcaaaatcactCTTTTCACCTAATGTAAAGAGCTTACGAAAAATTAAATCTTACCATCTCTGAGGTTTATTACCTCTCATCTCCATCTTTGCAAATAACACCAAAAAAACTTTTTATATCCACATTTTTCAGCCGAGTTTTATAGGTAGTTTTTatgataataattttattaattcttaTTATTAGGTACAAATGTTGGTTAACTATTTATGAAATTTAACATTTATTTGTTTCAATCTGATTACATTAGGACTAATTTTGGCCTAACTTATGTAATATAAGTGTTACAATGTTTTTCACAAAGCCAGTTATGAAAAATGTTTATTACTAAGCCTAGAAGGCTGACTTACTTGTATTATATTATTGcaacttaaaaattgaaaatgaaaacaattaAGACATTAGGATCAGTTCCATAGTAAAACACTAAAATGTTTCGATGATATACATAAGATCTAGCATTCAAATTTCATTcccattgtaaaaaaaaaaaaatcgtaacATCCAGCTAGACATGATGATCACAACACAAAagataacaataaaaaattcCTCCAACGTTCAAAACCAGAATTCAAACTTGAAGCACATTTGCTTTCCATTAGAAGCAATTTTTAATTCTAAAGAAATGATTTGCTATATTCTCGGAATATATAATACCatttaaagtaaaataattaatacATTGTTACCAGTAACCCGTACTCTCAAGTCGGTTCAACCCATCCCTCCCATCACTATCATACATATCAATACCCGACCCATTTAACAAAACCGGTTTCTGATCCAAGATCCGAACCAGCCAACTACACAGCGCTATTTAAATTTGCTGAAAAGATCATAAACCGTTCACTCAAAAGCACACAACAGCACTTTGCAAATTCTCGATTAGAAAATCTAGGGTTTTTTCATTTTCCCTCTCTCGATCTCTCTCCGAATCTAGGGTTAGGGGTTTTTGATCGTTGGTGACGATGTCTCTGAGGCCTAGTGAGAGGACGGAGGTTCGCCGGAACCGGTACAAGGTGGCGGTGGACGCCGATGAGGGTCGCCGGAGGAGGGAGGACAACATGGTGGAGATCCGAAAGAGTAAGCGCGAGGAGAGCCTCCTCAAGAAGCGCCGCGAGGGCCTCCAAGCTCAACAGCTCCTCCAGCAGCAGCAACAATTTCCAACCAATGTCCAAGCCTCATCCATCATGGAGAAAAAGGTAAAAGTAGAATTTGGACTCGATTTGGTTCTTTCGATTGAATCTCGTGAAATCTGATTATTGATCGTACGCCTGCGGTTGATTTCATTTCTTTATTGTGTATAACATCATATGTGTGGTGGTTTTGGTAAGTTAGGTGTGGTGATGGTTAGTTTGTTAGTTCGTTATGGAAATGGTTTTGATGTTTGCTGTTTGTTGTTTGGCAGTTGGAGAGTCTTCCTGCTATGGTCGCTGGGGTGTTGTCCAATGATAACAGCCAGCAACTGGAAGCTACCACACAATTTAGGAAGCTGCTCTCAATCGGTAACTGGGGATGGATTGTGGTTTTCTTTTGTGTTCCTGATTAATTAACTATGTTTGCTTTGATTCTGTGTGTTAATTGTTGAAATCGCAATGTATTTGTTGTGTTCTGAATGCAGAGCGCAGCCCACCGATTGAGGAAGTTATCCAAGCTGGTGTTGTGCCACGGTTTGTTGAGTTTCTCCATAGGGACGATTTCCCCCAACTTCAGGTTCGATTCTATTTTTGGGGCATTGGAGCTTGTGTGTTGTTCCTTTTACATAAGTTACTGAATGCTATACATAATACACACACAGGAGACATGCCTGTTGCAACATTATAAGTCGACATGACATATATAATATTGAGGATTGATAATATTTCATAAAATATATAAGCCTCactgttttctatgttttttatttggattttgtttttaatttaggcTTTGTTTTTGTCTTGCGATAAAAATTGAGAGGTAAATTTTCAGGGATGGGATCTCATTTATTCAGAATCCAATAAAACATTTAGACAAACTCAAATTCTGTGTAATTTCATTATCCTAACTTCAAATGATCTCTTACCTACATTTGCTATTGTACTGGAGTTCAAAAGTTTTTAAATCAAACATGTACTTATGTTAAGTATGTCCTTAGCATGTCATAGAAGATCTGGTACAAAGATGTCCATGTATTATTGTGTTCAATATTTAATTCTGTTATGTTGATTTTTTATGTGATCTGCTGTTGATTTAGTTTGAGGCTGCATGGGCTCTCACAAACATAGCGTCTGGAACTTCTGAGAACACTAAGGTGGTAATTGATCACGGGGCAGTCCCAATATTTGTGAAGTTACTTGGTTCTCCAAGTGATGATGTTCGAGAACAGGTAGTTGATGCTAGAATACAAGCTGTTCTGTTTTAAAATTTTCACGGAGTTGTCCTGAACTCATAAACTACAAAATTTTCAGGCTGTTTGGGCTTTGGGAAATGTCGCTGGTGACTCTCCTAGGTGCCGTGATCTTGTTCTCAGCCATGGTGCTTTGATCCCACTATTAGCCCAGCTGAATGAGCATGCTAAACTTTCAATGCTGAGAAATGCCACATGGACTCTGTCAAACTTCTGCAGGGGGAAGCCACAGCCTCCATTTGAACACGTAATTATTGTTATCTCTTAGATAGTTAATTTATATCAAAGCTGTAAGACAACCAAATTCTGACATTTTTCTGATTCTGGAAATTTTGATGGACAGGTGAAGCCAGCACTTCCAACTCTTGAGCGGTTGGTCTTTTCAAATGATGAAGAGGTTCTGACAGATGCATGCTGGGCACTTTCGTATCTTTCTGATGGAACAAATGACAAAATCCAAGCCGTTATTGAGGCAGGTGTATGTAGCAGGCTGGTGCAGCTTCTTTTGTGGGTATTAATTCTTCAAAATGTTGTCAACAAAAAATTGTCTTATTCGATTATTGAACTTACTAAatgtttttacatatttttaaGGCACCCATCTCCTTCGGTGCTGATTCCTGCTCTTCGTACTGTGGGAAATATTGTGACAGGAGACGACATTCAAACTCAGGTAATGATTGTTAACAGGTGTAATAATTACTTTGTACCAAATTTGTTCTCATTCTATTCAAATTTTATTTAGGTGAAATAATTGTCCAGATCTTTTTCGTTACGTAATGCATGTATTTTTGGCAAGGATTTCCTAACTTAAAATTTTGTAGGCTATTATCAATCATGGTGCACTCCCATGCCTTATGAGCCTGTTGACGCATAATCACAAAAAGAGCATCAAGAAAGAAGCTTGCTGGACTATTTCAAACATTACAGCTGGAAATAGAGATCAAATACAGGCAAGCCAGTTAATCCCAATTATTTGGTGCTCTATTGATGCTGAATCACATGTTGGGTTGAGTCTACTATTTGAAATGTTTTCTTaccttttatttgtttttttgcaCTGTATATCATGTAAAGTTTAGTTTCTCAATGGAACCCCTGACAATTTGATGTTATTGGACTTTGTCCCATTTGTCCCCAAACTTTGACTGAGACTTCGTTCTCCTGTTCCTTTGGTTGGTCATGAAATCTGTGGAGATAGATGTTATTTGAAATGCTGATGTGGTGTTGTAATAACAGAATCTTTACGATATTCTGTGtgggtttttattttattttattttcattgtcaaGAATTCGATTTCTTGTTGGCTTATTCAATGAAATGCTCTCTGTAGTTTATACATTTTATGTCTGATGTAGGCTGTCATTGACGCTGGTCTGATTGCTCCCCTTGTCAATCTTCTTCAAAATGCTGAGTTTGACATTAAAAAAGAAGCTGCATGGGCAATCTCTAATGCTACATCTGGTGGTAGTCATGAGCAGATCAAGTATGTCATTGTTTCTTGTTATTGGTTGAGGTTCATAATGTTAGTATTGTGGCTTCATTGTATTGACCTATCTTATGTGTTTACAAGGTATTTGGTTAGCCAAGGTTGCATTAAGCCTCTGTGTGATCTGCTTGTTTGTCCCGACCCAAGAATTGTCACTGTCTGTTTAGAAGGTCTGGAGAATATTCTAAAGGTCGGGGAATCTGAGAAGGCCATGGGTAACAGTGGAGATGTTAACTTGTATGCTCAGATGATTGATGATGCTGAAGGATTGGAGAAAATTGAAAACCTGCAGAGTCATGACAATAATGAAATATATGAGAAGGCTGTTAAAATTCTCGAAACATATTGGTTGGAGGATGAAGATGAGACACTACCTCCAGGCGACGTTGCTCAACCTGGTTTCAGTTTTGGTGGCAATGAGGTTCCAGTCCCATCTAGCGGATTCAACTTTAGTTGAAGACACTTTGCTGAGTGGGTAAGTATGCCTTAAAATGTCTCACTTTTTGCCTTAGTGTGACAATCGCGACAATCATATAGTTTTTGCCTTAAATCTCTAACCATCCTCTAAACTAACTGGCTTCANNNNNNNNNNNNNNNNNNNNNNNNNNNNNNNNNNNNNNNNNNNNNNNNNNNNNNNNNNNNNNNNNNNNNNNNNNNNNNNNNNNNNNNNNNNNNNNNNNNNNNNNNNNNNNNNNNNNNNNNNNNNNNNNNNNNNNNNNNNNNNNNNNNNNNNNNNNNNNNNNNNNNNNNNNNNNNNNNNNNNNNNNNNNNNNNNNNNNNNNNNNNNNNNNNNNNNNNNNNNNNNNNNNNNNNNNNNNNNNNNNNNNNNNNNNNNNNNNNNNNNNNNNNNNNNNTTCGAGTCGAGTCCAGGTAGGTCAGGTCAGTTGGGAGGGGAGGGGGTTTTGGTCCCTGCGCATCGTGGTGTCTGGTCGTAGTCCGGTCTGTCTGTGGTCAATGAGGTGCAGGGAGTGGGTCAGTCTACACTACCATGTCCAAAATAAGAATGGGGGTTTGGTGGGTTGCAGCAGCTGCATAATGACCTTGCCAGCGGTGTATATTATGCAAGGAATATATGTGTGCTACTGGAGAAAGTATCTAAGTTTCTATGGTGCATTAAAATCAAGGTCCCGTGTGATGTGGCTATTGCCTATTGGTTGGAGTGGGAGGGTTTTTGTTGAGTCTTGAATGCTGCTGAGTCCTATTAATCATTGAGTCGTAGTTGTATTGGTTTACATAGAATATACTTTATTTGAGTATTCGGAAACCAAATTTTATGGTTTACATATCCCCTTGttaatctctctctctctgaccATCTATGTGTTCTGTAGTCTTGGGTTGGAGATTTTACATGACCTTTAAAGGACCAAGTTACAGTTTTACTAGTTTCCAATGTTTAACAAACAAAAGTAAAATCACTAAAAATGCCAAACACAGTCTAATGTAAGTATGTAaccaagaaattaaataaataaatacaaaatcAGAAGTCGTATAATCATACATGCCTGGACATAGGTTTTATCTGTATTCTCAATAACTCAACaataattttactttctcaaaCTTATAATTTTGAGAGtcattttatttgtttaattttaaacaTGATTACTCTGTTCTACAGCTAAACTAGTTTATTCAACTTCAAATAGGAGGGAAAATAATGTATAATAATTTCGATTGACTTTAAAAGTCAATAAGTCAAAAAATTAAGTGTACCAATTAAGTTATGCAGCCTTTTTCCCCTTCCCCTTTTCTTTAGATGTAACCATCTATAGATTATTTATTTTGTGATACACAATATATATCTCAATTAACATTTTGGGTTAACATTTTGTTTCTGTTTACAAGCCATATATAATCAAATCGCTTGGTTATGGAATAATTAAGGGGATAGATATAATGCTTCTTTGTGCTACACTAAATACATCTATTTTACTTGCTAGttcatcaaaaatatatttttttaattagaattGGCCTCGTTTATTGTATAGGCAGtgctatttattttaatttttctcatttcttaatatttttttatatggatGCCAAATAGCAAGATTACAACACCGGTAGGCCCCCTTTTGCATCATAGTTGCCATGAGTAACGTGCTTTCCAGCTAAAAATGCTCTCAATACATTTTTTATTTGTCCCAATTTTTGTTTTGAAGAGAGGAAATTATTATGAGTATTTTGGTATATCAATAGTTTCTGTTTTTATACTAATAATTGGTATGacgatattttaatttttatggaaAGCTGAACTAGAGTTTCTTAATTCTAAGATATAATGATTTCGCAGCACATTGATGATAGAATGTTACTTATTTTGGTCAGCAAAACTAACAAAAATTTACTACATCTTAGGCAAAATTACAAATTCctaataaaaatatcaaaatacaATTTTAAGAAAACTAAAGCAACATTAACATATATACTTTagcctctttctcttcttcatcTCCCTTAatacaaaaatataatataatttcctttttttttttaaattaattatctcTTCGTTTTACTCTTTGAACAATTAGTGATTTAGTATTTTAGACAAAAGTGTgttcaaattttaataaattcaaaaagtAAAAGAGACAATTAATACAGATAAAGAAAGAATAATTATCAACCAAAGAAATTTGGCTGTTctcgggaaaaaaaaaaaagaaagaa is a window encoding:
- the LOC107639007 gene encoding importin subunit alpha-2, which gives rise to MSLRPSERTEVRRNRYKVAVDADEGRRRREDNMVEIRKSKREESLLKKRREGLQAQQLLQQQQQFPTNVQASSIMEKKLESLPAMVAGVLSNDNSQQLEATTQFRKLLSIERSPPIEEVIQAGVVPRFVEFLHRDDFPQLQFEAAWALTNIASGTSENTKVVIDHGAVPIFVKLLGSPSDDVREQAVWALGNVAGDSPRCRDLVLSHGALIPLLAQLNEHAKLSMLRNATWTLSNFCRGKPQPPFEHVKPALPTLERLVFSNDEEVLTDACWALSYLSDGTNDKIQAVIEAGVCSRLVQLLLHPSPSVLIPALRTVGNIVTGDDIQTQAIINHGALPCLMSLLTHNHKKSIKKEACWTISNITAGNRDQIQAVIDAGLIAPLVNLLQNAEFDIKKEAAWAISNATSGGSHEQIKYLVSQGCIKPLCDLLVCPDPRIVTVCLEGLENILKVGESEKAMGNSGDVNLYAQMIDDAEGLEKIENLQSHDNNEIYEKAVKILETYWLEDEDETLPPGDVAQPGFSFGGNEVPVPSSGFNFS